A genomic stretch from Microtus pennsylvanicus isolate mMicPen1 chromosome 9, mMicPen1.hap1, whole genome shotgun sequence includes:
- the Golga2 gene encoding golgin subfamily A member 2 isoform X2, whose translation MWPPRFPPPHPGMSEETRQSKLAAAKKKLREYQQKNSPGVPAGAKKKKKIKNGSSPEKTTASDCQSPEDAPTDCAAPAPPTADDDTMFLGVVPSPDADLTSMASPQSHDAGNCSNLMEETKTFSSTESLRQLSQQLNGLVSETTSYINGEGLVSSNMKELESRYQELAGALDSSYVTNKQLSSTIEELKQQNQDTLDQLEKEKKDYQQKLAKEQGALREQLQVHIQTIGILVSEKAELQTALAHTQQAARQKAGESEDLASRLQSSRQRVGELERTLSTVSTQQKQADRYNKDLTKERDALKLELYKNNKNNEDLRQQNSELEEKLRILVAEKTAAQLGVEELQKKLEMSELLLQQFSSQSEASDSNQQLQHVMEERAQLETHVGQLMESLKQLQMERDQYAETLKGESAMWQQRVQQMAEQVHTLKEEKEHRESQVQELEASLAELRSQTEEPPPPQPPAGPSEVEERLQGEVEQLQNELEKLTGQLRAQVQDNESLSLLNREQEERLLELERAAERWSEQAEERKQILESMQSDRTTISRALSQNRELKEQLAELQNGFVRLTNENMEITSALQSEQHVKKELAKKLGELQERLGELKETVELKSQEAQGLQEQRDQCLSHLQQYAAAYQQHLAAYEQLTSEKEALHKQLLLQTQLMDQLQHEEVQGKMAAEIARQELQKTQERLEATSQENQQLQAQLSLLALPGEGDVEEEEEAPRPSLTIPEDLDSKEAMVAFFNTAIASAEETQAQLRMQLKEQKARCRSLAHLAAPVQSKLEKEAVVPRSVSDSVSEESNQALHVAMEKLQSRFLEVMQEKVELKERVEELEHCCIQLSGETDTIGEYIALYQNQRAVLKARHLEKEEYINRLAQDKEEMKVKLLELQELVLRLVNERNDWQSKFLAVSQNPADVPTTVPTGSQEFGAAAAEQQGDLREVSLADSVETTQGDAGAPAPPENHTAQQIMQLLREIQNPQERPGLGSNPCIPFFYRADENDEVKIMVV comes from the exons GCCCCCACAGACTGTGCTGCTCCTGCACCGCCAACTGCTGATGATGACACTATGTTTCTTGGTGTTGTCCCTTCCCCTGATGCTGACCTCACTAGCATGGCATCACCTCAG AGCCACGACGCTGGCAATTGTTCTAACCTCATGGAGGAGACCAA GACTTTCTCATCAACTGAGAGTCTGCGACAACTTTCTCAACAGCTCAATGGGCTTGTGTCTGAG ACTACATCCTACATCAATGGGGAGGGCCTCGTGTCTTCCAACATGAAGGAACTGGAG AGCCGGTACCAAGAGCTAGCCGGAGCCCTGGACTCCAGCTatgtaacaaacaaacaactcagtAGCACGATAGAGGAATTG aaacaacagaacCAAGATACTCTGGATCAACTGGAAAAA GAGAAGAAGGATTATCAGCAGAAGTTGGCAAAGGAGCAGGGAGCTCTCAGGGAACAACTGCAG GTTCACATTCAGACCATAGGCATCCTGGTGTCTGAGAAGGCAGAATTACAGACCGCCCTGGCCCACACGCAGCAAGCAGCCAGGCAGAAAGCAG GAGAGTCAGAGGATCTCGCCAGCCGTCTCCAGTCTTCCCGACAGCGTGTGGGAGAGCTAGAGCGGACCTTGTCTACTGTGTCAACGcaacagaaacaagcagacaGG TACAACAAGGACCTAACCAAAGAGCGAGATGCCCTCAAGCTGGAGTTGTATAAGAACAA CAAAAATAACGAAGATCTGAGGCAGCAGAACTCAGAACTGGAAGAGAAACTTAGAATCTTGGTGGCGGAAAAAACAGCTGCACAGTTGGGGGTGGAGGAGCTGCAGAAGAAGCTGGAAATGTCGGAGCTGCTGCTGCAACAG TTCTCTAGCCAGTCTGAGGCCTCCGATAGTAACCAGCAGCTACAACATGTCATGGAGGAGCGGGCTCAGCTAGAGACCCACGTAGGCCAG CTGATGGAGTCGCTGAAACAGCTCCAGATGGAGAGAGACCAGTATGCAGAGACCCTGAAAGGAGAGAGTGCCATGTGGCAGCAGAGGGTGCAGCAGATGGCAGAGCAG GTGCACAcactgaaggaagagaaggaacacagagaaagtCAGGTacaggagctggaggccagcttggCGGAACTCAGGAGTCAGACGG AGGAGCCACCACCCCCACAGCCTCCAGCTGGGCCCTCCGAGGTGGAAGAGCGGCTGCAGGGAGAGGTTGAGCAGCTGCAGAACGAACTGGAGAAGCTGACGGGACAACTGAGGGCCCAGGTACAGGACAATGAGAGCCTGAGCCTCCTGAACCGGGAGCAGGAGGAGCGGCTGCTGGAGCTGGAGCGGGCTGCAGAGCGCTGGAGTGAGCAGGCGGAGGAGCGCAAGCAGATCCTGGAGAGCATGCAGAGTGACCGCACCACCATCAGCAGAGCGCTGTCACAGAACCGCGAGCTAAAGGAGCAGTTGGCTGAGCTGCAGAACGGCTTTGTCAGGCTG ACCAATGAGAACATGGAGATTACCAGTGCGCTGCAGTCAGAGCAGCACGTCAAGAAAGAGCTGGCCAAGAAGTTGGGCGAGCTGCAGGAGAGGCTGGGAGAGCTAAAAGAGACA GTGGAGCTGAAGAGCCAAGAAGCACAGGGTCTGCAGGAGCAGCGAGACCAGTGTCTGTCCCACCTGCAGCAGTACGCTGCCGCCTACCAACAGCACTTGGCTGCCTATGAGCAGCTTACCTCCGAGAAGGAGGCACTGCACAAGCAGCTTCTACTGCAGACACAGCTCATGGACCAGTTGCAGCATGAGGAGGTACAGGGCAAGATGGCCGCTGAAATTGCCCGCCAGGAGTTGCAAAAGACCCAG GAGCGCCTGGAAGCCACCAGCCAGGAGAACCAGCAGCTCCAGGCCCAGCTGAGCCTCTTGGCTCTCCCTGGGGAAG GagatgtggaggaggaggaggaggctcctCGGCCTAGTCTGACTATCCCAGAAGACCTAGACAGTAAAGAGGCCATG GTGGCGTTCTTTAACACAGCTATAGCCAGTGCTGAGGAGACGCAGGCCCAACTACGCATGCAGTTGAAAGAGCAAAAGGCACGTTGCCGGAGCTTGGCTCACCTGGCAGCTCCAGTCCAAAGTAAGCTCGAAAAGGAGGCAGTGGTTCCCAGGAGTGTGAGTGACTCTGTGTCTGAGGAGAGCAACCAGGCCCTACATGTAGCCATGGAGAAGCTGCAG AGTCGCTTCTTGGAGGTCATGCAGGAGAAAGTAGAGCTCAAGGAGAGGGTAGAGGAACTTGAACATTGCTGCATCCAGCTTTCTGGAGAGACGGACACCATTG GAGAGTACATTGCTCTCTACCAAAACCAGAGGGCAGTGCTAAAGGCTCGGCACTTGGAGAAGGAGGAATACATTAACAGGCTAGCCCAGGACAAGGAGGAGATGAAG GTAAAGCTGCTAGAGTTACAGGAGCTGGTGTTGAGGCTTGTGAACGAGCGCAATGATTGGCAGAGCAAATTTCTGGCAGTCTCTCAGAACCCTGCTGATGTGCCCACCACAGTGCCCACGGGCTCCCAGGAAtttggagctgctgctgctgagcagCAGGGTG ACCTTAGGGAGGTGAGCCTGGCTGACAGTGTAGAGACTACACAAGGAGATGCTGGGGCGCCTGCTCCCCCTGAGAACCATACTGCACAGCAGATCATGCAGCTGCTGCGTGAGATCCAGAATCCCCAGGAGCGTCCAGGCCTGGGCAGCAACCCTTGCATCCCCTTTTTCTACCGTGCTGATGAGAATGACGAAGTGAAAATCATGGTTGTCTAA
- the Golga2 gene encoding golgin subfamily A member 2 isoform X5, with the protein MWPPRFPPPHPGMSEETRQSKLAAAKKKLREYQQKNSPGVPAGAKKKKKIKNGSSPEKTTASDCQSPEDAPTDCAAPAPPTADDDTMFLGVVPSPDADLTSMASPQSHDAGNCSNLMEETKTFSSTESLRQLSQQLNGLVSETTSYINGEGLVSSNMKELEKQQNQDTLDQLEKEKKDYQQKLAKEQGALREQLQVHIQTIGILVSEKAELQTALAHTQQAARQKAGESEDLASRLQSSRQRVGELERTLSTVSTQQKQADRYNKDLTKERDALKLELYKNNKNNEDLRQQNSELEEKLRILVAEKTAAQLGVEELQKKLEMSELLLQQFSSQSEASDSNQQLQHVMEERAQLETHVGQLMESLKQLQMERDQYAETLKGESAMWQQRVQQMAEQVHTLKEEKEHRESQVQELEASLAELRSQTEEPPPPQPPAGPSEVEERLQGEVEQLQNELEKLTGQLRAQVQDNESLSLLNREQEERLLELERAAERWSEQAEERKQILESMQSDRTTISRALSQNRELKEQLAELQNGFVRLTNENMEITSALQSEQHVKKELAKKLGELQERLGELKETVELKSQEAQGLQEQRDQCLSHLQQYAAAYQQHLAAYEQLTSEKEALHKQLLLQTQLMDQLQHEEVQGKMAAEIARQELQKTQERLEATSQENQQLQAQLSLLALPGEGDVEEEEEAPRPSLTIPEDLDSKEAMVAFFNTAIASAEETQAQLRMQLKEQKARCRSLAHLAAPVQSKLEKEAVVPRSVSDSVSEESNQALHVAMEKLQSRFLEVMQEKVELKERVEELEHCCIQLSGETDTIGEYIALYQNQRAVLKARHLEKEEYINRLAQDKEEMKVKLLELQELVLRLVNERNDWQSKFLAVSQNPADVPTTVPTGSQEFGAAAAEQQGDLREVSLADSVETTQGDAGAPAPPENHTAQQIMQLLREIQNPQERPGLGSNPCIPFFYRADENDEVKIMVV; encoded by the exons GCCCCCACAGACTGTGCTGCTCCTGCACCGCCAACTGCTGATGATGACACTATGTTTCTTGGTGTTGTCCCTTCCCCTGATGCTGACCTCACTAGCATGGCATCACCTCAG AGCCACGACGCTGGCAATTGTTCTAACCTCATGGAGGAGACCAA GACTTTCTCATCAACTGAGAGTCTGCGACAACTTTCTCAACAGCTCAATGGGCTTGTGTCTGAG ACTACATCCTACATCAATGGGGAGGGCCTCGTGTCTTCCAACATGAAGGAACTGGAG aaacaacagaacCAAGATACTCTGGATCAACTGGAAAAA GAGAAGAAGGATTATCAGCAGAAGTTGGCAAAGGAGCAGGGAGCTCTCAGGGAACAACTGCAG GTTCACATTCAGACCATAGGCATCCTGGTGTCTGAGAAGGCAGAATTACAGACCGCCCTGGCCCACACGCAGCAAGCAGCCAGGCAGAAAGCAG GAGAGTCAGAGGATCTCGCCAGCCGTCTCCAGTCTTCCCGACAGCGTGTGGGAGAGCTAGAGCGGACCTTGTCTACTGTGTCAACGcaacagaaacaagcagacaGG TACAACAAGGACCTAACCAAAGAGCGAGATGCCCTCAAGCTGGAGTTGTATAAGAACAA CAAAAATAACGAAGATCTGAGGCAGCAGAACTCAGAACTGGAAGAGAAACTTAGAATCTTGGTGGCGGAAAAAACAGCTGCACAGTTGGGGGTGGAGGAGCTGCAGAAGAAGCTGGAAATGTCGGAGCTGCTGCTGCAACAG TTCTCTAGCCAGTCTGAGGCCTCCGATAGTAACCAGCAGCTACAACATGTCATGGAGGAGCGGGCTCAGCTAGAGACCCACGTAGGCCAG CTGATGGAGTCGCTGAAACAGCTCCAGATGGAGAGAGACCAGTATGCAGAGACCCTGAAAGGAGAGAGTGCCATGTGGCAGCAGAGGGTGCAGCAGATGGCAGAGCAG GTGCACAcactgaaggaagagaaggaacacagagaaagtCAGGTacaggagctggaggccagcttggCGGAACTCAGGAGTCAGACGG AGGAGCCACCACCCCCACAGCCTCCAGCTGGGCCCTCCGAGGTGGAAGAGCGGCTGCAGGGAGAGGTTGAGCAGCTGCAGAACGAACTGGAGAAGCTGACGGGACAACTGAGGGCCCAGGTACAGGACAATGAGAGCCTGAGCCTCCTGAACCGGGAGCAGGAGGAGCGGCTGCTGGAGCTGGAGCGGGCTGCAGAGCGCTGGAGTGAGCAGGCGGAGGAGCGCAAGCAGATCCTGGAGAGCATGCAGAGTGACCGCACCACCATCAGCAGAGCGCTGTCACAGAACCGCGAGCTAAAGGAGCAGTTGGCTGAGCTGCAGAACGGCTTTGTCAGGCTG ACCAATGAGAACATGGAGATTACCAGTGCGCTGCAGTCAGAGCAGCACGTCAAGAAAGAGCTGGCCAAGAAGTTGGGCGAGCTGCAGGAGAGGCTGGGAGAGCTAAAAGAGACA GTGGAGCTGAAGAGCCAAGAAGCACAGGGTCTGCAGGAGCAGCGAGACCAGTGTCTGTCCCACCTGCAGCAGTACGCTGCCGCCTACCAACAGCACTTGGCTGCCTATGAGCAGCTTACCTCCGAGAAGGAGGCACTGCACAAGCAGCTTCTACTGCAGACACAGCTCATGGACCAGTTGCAGCATGAGGAGGTACAGGGCAAGATGGCCGCTGAAATTGCCCGCCAGGAGTTGCAAAAGACCCAG GAGCGCCTGGAAGCCACCAGCCAGGAGAACCAGCAGCTCCAGGCCCAGCTGAGCCTCTTGGCTCTCCCTGGGGAAG GagatgtggaggaggaggaggaggctcctCGGCCTAGTCTGACTATCCCAGAAGACCTAGACAGTAAAGAGGCCATG GTGGCGTTCTTTAACACAGCTATAGCCAGTGCTGAGGAGACGCAGGCCCAACTACGCATGCAGTTGAAAGAGCAAAAGGCACGTTGCCGGAGCTTGGCTCACCTGGCAGCTCCAGTCCAAAGTAAGCTCGAAAAGGAGGCAGTGGTTCCCAGGAGTGTGAGTGACTCTGTGTCTGAGGAGAGCAACCAGGCCCTACATGTAGCCATGGAGAAGCTGCAG AGTCGCTTCTTGGAGGTCATGCAGGAGAAAGTAGAGCTCAAGGAGAGGGTAGAGGAACTTGAACATTGCTGCATCCAGCTTTCTGGAGAGACGGACACCATTG GAGAGTACATTGCTCTCTACCAAAACCAGAGGGCAGTGCTAAAGGCTCGGCACTTGGAGAAGGAGGAATACATTAACAGGCTAGCCCAGGACAAGGAGGAGATGAAG GTAAAGCTGCTAGAGTTACAGGAGCTGGTGTTGAGGCTTGTGAACGAGCGCAATGATTGGCAGAGCAAATTTCTGGCAGTCTCTCAGAACCCTGCTGATGTGCCCACCACAGTGCCCACGGGCTCCCAGGAAtttggagctgctgctgctgagcagCAGGGTG ACCTTAGGGAGGTGAGCCTGGCTGACAGTGTAGAGACTACACAAGGAGATGCTGGGGCGCCTGCTCCCCCTGAGAACCATACTGCACAGCAGATCATGCAGCTGCTGCGTGAGATCCAGAATCCCCAGGAGCGTCCAGGCCTGGGCAGCAACCCTTGCATCCCCTTTTTCTACCGTGCTGATGAGAATGACGAAGTGAAAATCATGGTTGTCTAA
- the Golga2 gene encoding golgin subfamily A member 2 isoform X1 produces the protein MWPPRFPPPHPGMSEETRQSKLAAAKKKLREYQQKNSPGVPAGAKKKKKIKNGSSPEKTTASDCQSPEDIQDILKVLVSDLNRSNGVSLPPLDKRKAPTDCAAPAPPTADDDTMFLGVVPSPDADLTSMASPQSHDAGNCSNLMEETKTFSSTESLRQLSQQLNGLVSETTSYINGEGLVSSNMKELESRYQELAGALDSSYVTNKQLSSTIEELKQQNQDTLDQLEKEKKDYQQKLAKEQGALREQLQVHIQTIGILVSEKAELQTALAHTQQAARQKAGESEDLASRLQSSRQRVGELERTLSTVSTQQKQADRYNKDLTKERDALKLELYKNNKNNEDLRQQNSELEEKLRILVAEKTAAQLGVEELQKKLEMSELLLQQFSSQSEASDSNQQLQHVMEERAQLETHVGQLMESLKQLQMERDQYAETLKGESAMWQQRVQQMAEQVHTLKEEKEHRESQVQELEASLAELRSQTEEPPPPQPPAGPSEVEERLQGEVEQLQNELEKLTGQLRAQVQDNESLSLLNREQEERLLELERAAERWSEQAEERKQILESMQSDRTTISRALSQNRELKEQLAELQNGFVRLTNENMEITSALQSEQHVKKELAKKLGELQERLGELKETVELKSQEAQGLQEQRDQCLSHLQQYAAAYQQHLAAYEQLTSEKEALHKQLLLQTQLMDQLQHEEVQGKMAAEIARQELQKTQERLEATSQENQQLQAQLSLLALPGEGDVEEEEEAPRPSLTIPEDLDSKEAMVAFFNTAIASAEETQAQLRMQLKEQKARCRSLAHLAAPVQSKLEKEAVVPRSVSDSVSEESNQALHVAMEKLQSRFLEVMQEKVELKERVEELEHCCIQLSGETDTIGEYIALYQNQRAVLKARHLEKEEYINRLAQDKEEMKVKLLELQELVLRLVNERNDWQSKFLAVSQNPADVPTTVPTGSQEFGAAAAEQQGDLREVSLADSVETTQGDAGAPAPPENHTAQQIMQLLREIQNPQERPGLGSNPCIPFFYRADENDEVKIMVV, from the exons GCCCCCACAGACTGTGCTGCTCCTGCACCGCCAACTGCTGATGATGACACTATGTTTCTTGGTGTTGTCCCTTCCCCTGATGCTGACCTCACTAGCATGGCATCACCTCAG AGCCACGACGCTGGCAATTGTTCTAACCTCATGGAGGAGACCAA GACTTTCTCATCAACTGAGAGTCTGCGACAACTTTCTCAACAGCTCAATGGGCTTGTGTCTGAG ACTACATCCTACATCAATGGGGAGGGCCTCGTGTCTTCCAACATGAAGGAACTGGAG AGCCGGTACCAAGAGCTAGCCGGAGCCCTGGACTCCAGCTatgtaacaaacaaacaactcagtAGCACGATAGAGGAATTG aaacaacagaacCAAGATACTCTGGATCAACTGGAAAAA GAGAAGAAGGATTATCAGCAGAAGTTGGCAAAGGAGCAGGGAGCTCTCAGGGAACAACTGCAG GTTCACATTCAGACCATAGGCATCCTGGTGTCTGAGAAGGCAGAATTACAGACCGCCCTGGCCCACACGCAGCAAGCAGCCAGGCAGAAAGCAG GAGAGTCAGAGGATCTCGCCAGCCGTCTCCAGTCTTCCCGACAGCGTGTGGGAGAGCTAGAGCGGACCTTGTCTACTGTGTCAACGcaacagaaacaagcagacaGG TACAACAAGGACCTAACCAAAGAGCGAGATGCCCTCAAGCTGGAGTTGTATAAGAACAA CAAAAATAACGAAGATCTGAGGCAGCAGAACTCAGAACTGGAAGAGAAACTTAGAATCTTGGTGGCGGAAAAAACAGCTGCACAGTTGGGGGTGGAGGAGCTGCAGAAGAAGCTGGAAATGTCGGAGCTGCTGCTGCAACAG TTCTCTAGCCAGTCTGAGGCCTCCGATAGTAACCAGCAGCTACAACATGTCATGGAGGAGCGGGCTCAGCTAGAGACCCACGTAGGCCAG CTGATGGAGTCGCTGAAACAGCTCCAGATGGAGAGAGACCAGTATGCAGAGACCCTGAAAGGAGAGAGTGCCATGTGGCAGCAGAGGGTGCAGCAGATGGCAGAGCAG GTGCACAcactgaaggaagagaaggaacacagagaaagtCAGGTacaggagctggaggccagcttggCGGAACTCAGGAGTCAGACGG AGGAGCCACCACCCCCACAGCCTCCAGCTGGGCCCTCCGAGGTGGAAGAGCGGCTGCAGGGAGAGGTTGAGCAGCTGCAGAACGAACTGGAGAAGCTGACGGGACAACTGAGGGCCCAGGTACAGGACAATGAGAGCCTGAGCCTCCTGAACCGGGAGCAGGAGGAGCGGCTGCTGGAGCTGGAGCGGGCTGCAGAGCGCTGGAGTGAGCAGGCGGAGGAGCGCAAGCAGATCCTGGAGAGCATGCAGAGTGACCGCACCACCATCAGCAGAGCGCTGTCACAGAACCGCGAGCTAAAGGAGCAGTTGGCTGAGCTGCAGAACGGCTTTGTCAGGCTG ACCAATGAGAACATGGAGATTACCAGTGCGCTGCAGTCAGAGCAGCACGTCAAGAAAGAGCTGGCCAAGAAGTTGGGCGAGCTGCAGGAGAGGCTGGGAGAGCTAAAAGAGACA GTGGAGCTGAAGAGCCAAGAAGCACAGGGTCTGCAGGAGCAGCGAGACCAGTGTCTGTCCCACCTGCAGCAGTACGCTGCCGCCTACCAACAGCACTTGGCTGCCTATGAGCAGCTTACCTCCGAGAAGGAGGCACTGCACAAGCAGCTTCTACTGCAGACACAGCTCATGGACCAGTTGCAGCATGAGGAGGTACAGGGCAAGATGGCCGCTGAAATTGCCCGCCAGGAGTTGCAAAAGACCCAG GAGCGCCTGGAAGCCACCAGCCAGGAGAACCAGCAGCTCCAGGCCCAGCTGAGCCTCTTGGCTCTCCCTGGGGAAG GagatgtggaggaggaggaggaggctcctCGGCCTAGTCTGACTATCCCAGAAGACCTAGACAGTAAAGAGGCCATG GTGGCGTTCTTTAACACAGCTATAGCCAGTGCTGAGGAGACGCAGGCCCAACTACGCATGCAGTTGAAAGAGCAAAAGGCACGTTGCCGGAGCTTGGCTCACCTGGCAGCTCCAGTCCAAAGTAAGCTCGAAAAGGAGGCAGTGGTTCCCAGGAGTGTGAGTGACTCTGTGTCTGAGGAGAGCAACCAGGCCCTACATGTAGCCATGGAGAAGCTGCAG AGTCGCTTCTTGGAGGTCATGCAGGAGAAAGTAGAGCTCAAGGAGAGGGTAGAGGAACTTGAACATTGCTGCATCCAGCTTTCTGGAGAGACGGACACCATTG GAGAGTACATTGCTCTCTACCAAAACCAGAGGGCAGTGCTAAAGGCTCGGCACTTGGAGAAGGAGGAATACATTAACAGGCTAGCCCAGGACAAGGAGGAGATGAAG GTAAAGCTGCTAGAGTTACAGGAGCTGGTGTTGAGGCTTGTGAACGAGCGCAATGATTGGCAGAGCAAATTTCTGGCAGTCTCTCAGAACCCTGCTGATGTGCCCACCACAGTGCCCACGGGCTCCCAGGAAtttggagctgctgctgctgagcagCAGGGTG ACCTTAGGGAGGTGAGCCTGGCTGACAGTGTAGAGACTACACAAGGAGATGCTGGGGCGCCTGCTCCCCCTGAGAACCATACTGCACAGCAGATCATGCAGCTGCTGCGTGAGATCCAGAATCCCCAGGAGCGTCCAGGCCTGGGCAGCAACCCTTGCATCCCCTTTTTCTACCGTGCTGATGAGAATGACGAAGTGAAAATCATGGTTGTCTAA